In the Sulfoacidibacillus ferrooxidans genome, GTTATTCCAGCTAGTGAGAGCCAAGAAACACTTGATTATGTGAACCGAATTTTGAAAGAAGAACGGGATATACAGTTTGCGGCTAGACCTTTAGAAACGTCGCGTTTTCAAGTGGAAAATATCCAATGGACTTATGTTTTTTATGAGGATGGTCTTGAGGTCAACGTCTTGTATACGGTAGATGACTCTAAAAAACGGGCTGTTGGCTTAAAGCTTTCCGAGGGAATGGAGGTACCAAAAGAGTTGGAAGGAAAATTTAAGTTTGCTAGGCAGAAGTCTAAACTAGCTGGAACAATTCGTGGATCATTTTTTGTAATTAAAGGCGAATATTAAAACAAGTAAGAACGCGTTGGTGAAATCCAGCTATTTGGTAGTCACTCCAGCTGCCTGTCGATTTTTCTATATTTACGCAGTTAAGCATCTTGATGTTTGCTTATCTTTCGGAGCAGGATAGTTCCATAAGACGCATCCGCTTATCAATTGATTAGTGAAGTCTCCGTCGCTTAATTCAGTTATAATGTTAGTATACCCATTCATGAAGGAGGCGGACGGCATGTCCATTTCGAAAAAGCTTGATCACGAAACGGTGAATCAGTTGAGGACGATTTTCTCCAAACTTAATCTCGACAGTCGAAAAATCACAGTAAACTTGTACAATGAAACCGTTGAGTCAGAGGATGAGTACGCTGTTGATGACATTCTCGAGTCGGCTGGAATTCTTACTCCAGAAGAGGCTAAGCAACTAGAGGAGACTGTACGCCAGATGCGTGAGAGTGACTGGAATTGAACGCCATTCGCGGGTATTTACTCGACACGAATATCGCCATCGCCATTCTGGCTAACGAGCCAATTGTCATGGAATTTGTTCAGCAGGCTGTGAACGACAAGATGCCGTTATTTTTCTCGGTAATCACCGAGTGTGAGGTTCTTAGTGGCATGCCGTCAGAACCGAAGCTACATGGCTTGCGACTTTTTAATGAGCGCCGCTGCATAGATGTGACCTCCACAATAGCCAGAACTGCAGGGGATTTGAGGCGCGAACAGCGTGATAAAGGTAGAAAATTAAAAACTCCTGATGCTTTAATTATAGCAACTGCGATGGATGCACAATTAGGACTCGTGTCGCGGGATGCTGACATGCAGTTTATTAAGAATGAACGGGACGTCTTGGTTGTTCGGTTGTAAAAATACACATTTTTAGTGACCTCTTTGACTCCACTTCACTGATTCAATTCCTCCGATTTATTAAAGATTACATTGACAGATCGGTGCTGAAAAAATTACACCATGGTAGCACTATATGTATAAATATACAGTTGCTTGAGGCGCGTGTTCCGACGCTCTCGGGCATTATCCTGAAGAAGTATTTTCACGGGAGGGGACTAAATGGTTCGGTTATACCGAGTGATTTTGCCGGTTTCGGATATCGAGCAAGCCTCTAATTTCTATGCTTCGATTTTTGGTATACCTGGTGCGAGGGTTTCTTCAGGGAGGCACTATGTTGACTGTGGCGGCACGATTTTAGCATGCTTCGACCCGAAAGCTGATGGTGATTCCTTTACCCTGCCACCTAATCCAGACCACGTTTATTTTGCCGTAAGTAATCTTGAAGACGTGTATGACCGTATAAAGGAGACGGGGTGTGCCCCGTCGATGGAGGTATCAAAACTCAGCCTTGGGAAGACGGTGTTTTTATGCCAATGACCCGTTTGGAAATCCAATCTGCTTCGTCGACGAGCACACCATGTTTCTGGGTTGAAAATTAAACGCGAGGTTATTTCCTATTGGCTAGGCGGTACACACGCCGTCATGGACACGGATATCAACTGCATCATTATATAGTATCTGAACTCAAATAGATGGCTTATGATGACTGACTTAGTTGACGAGTTCCGTGAAGTGCCTTTAAGGTAAGTGGATAAGCTGTTGATACAACAAAAAAGTGTTTTGGGTTCTTGTGGTATATCACGGGGATTGAACATTCGGAAAGTGACCTAGATGATTACAGGTAACTCTTCCAGTCAACATGTTTGTAAAGGGGGCCATTATGCAAGTTCGGCATGCGGACATCGAGCACGTGAAGGGGATTTGTGGTGTATGTACTCGTGGGTATTGGGATACGTACACCGAACTCCGCCCTTCCGAATACATACAACGAATAGTTGATGAATTTTATAATGCCGAACGAGTTTCGAATGAAGTTCGCGGTGGGGAATGGTGGGTTGCCGTTGATGGAGACACAGTAGTTGGAGCTGGTAGCGGAGGAATCATCAGTGAATCAGTCGGTGAGTTATTCGTGCTATACGTTGAGCCATCACGCAAATATCAGGGGATTGGTACATTGCTGTTGAATGCAATTACAGACGAGTTGAGGCGGTTGGGTGTCCGAGATCAGTGGGTGTCGGTAGCCAAGGGGAATCTGAAAGGAATACCGTTTTATGAGTCAAGAGGATTCAAATTTGCGAAAGCAAGAAAGGCATATGCATCTAACAAAAATGAAGACTTTTTCTCACTCAGGTACTGGAGAGCGATCTGATGCGCGTCGAACACGAGGGCATTTCAATTTTTCTTCGACGCAAACACTTTCGAAACTTGTGGTTGGGCTCTGTCATTTCTGGTTTTGGTAGCGAACTTGGAGCCGCCGCAGTTTTGTGGATGGTACTGGATACTACTCATTCTCTTGACGCAGTCGGCTTGATTTCTCTCTGTAAGGGAGTTCCAGCGGCTATTGTAAATCCATTTGCGGGGGTTTTAGGCGATCGCTTTTCACGCCCCAGATTGATGGTTGTGGGAAATGTATTGCTTGCATTGATTTACGGCGGGATTGCTGGGATGAGTCATGTGGGCGCTCACTGGATTTGGATGAGTTTTGTGTTGTTGGCATGCAGTTCTGTTGTCTCGCCCCTGACCTCCACAGGACGCTCCCAGTTGATTGCCGAACTGCTACCGGTTGAAGAACGAACAGCCGCTAATTTCTTCGATGATGTCTATCTCCACATTACTTGGTCGTCGGACCAGCAATTGCAGGGCTGTCCGTAGCTTGGCTTGGCTACGGACCTGTTCTGATACTTGACGCGATGAGTTTTGTAATCTGCGCACTTTTTATGTCGCTCATCCCATCATCGCTACATACGCCCG is a window encoding:
- a CDS encoding phage tail protein; translation: MSYIVDFKNVSTVGLESSPIVEALAGLRANEARYFMNKYKHEFTVIPASESQETLDYVNRILKEERDIQFAARPLETSRFQVENIQWTYVFYEDGLEVNVLYTVDDSKKRAVGLKLSEGMEVPKELEGKFKFARQKSKLAGTIRGSFFVIKGEY
- a CDS encoding type II toxin-antitoxin system VapC family toxin, producing MNAIRGYLLDTNIAIAILANEPIVMEFVQQAVNDKMPLFFSVITECEVLSGMPSEPKLHGLRLFNERRCIDVTSTIARTAGDLRREQRDKGRKLKTPDALIIATAMDAQLGLVSRDADMQFIKNERDVLVVRL
- a CDS encoding VOC family protein, whose translation is MVRLYRVILPVSDIEQASNFYASIFGIPGARVSSGRHYVDCGGTILACFDPKADGDSFTLPPNPDHVYFAVSNLEDVYDRIKETGCAPSMEVSKLSLGKTVFLCQ
- a CDS encoding GNAT family N-acetyltransferase, producing MQVRHADIEHVKGICGVCTRGYWDTYTELRPSEYIQRIVDEFYNAERVSNEVRGGEWWVAVDGDTVVGAGSGGIISESVGELFVLYVEPSRKYQGIGTLLLNAITDELRRLGVRDQWVSVAKGNLKGIPFYESRGFKFAKARKAYASNKNEDFFSLRYWRAI
- a CDS encoding MFS transporter; protein product: MRVEHEGISIFLRRKHFRNLWLGSVISGFGSELGAAAVLWMVLDTTHSLDAVGLISLCKGVPAAIVNPFAGVLGDRFSRPRLMVVGNVLLALIYGGIAGMSHVGAHWIWMSFVLLACSSVVSPLTSTGRSQLIAELLPVEERTAANFFDDVYLHITWSSDQQLQGCP